The genomic stretch ATTTCAGATCATAAAGAATATTCTTTGACATCAATTATTTACAATGCCATTTTCAATGCTACTAAATGACAATCCAAAAAAATGTCATTATAATAGAACCATGATACAACCTTCACATACAGAAAGGGAAAACAACCATGACAAAAATTCGTATTAATAAAGAAAAAATGATTAATCATGCCACAACCCTAGGTGATAGTGCGGGGAAATTAGATTACTATCCTTTGAAAAATGAAAACATGAGTTATACGCAAACAAATTCTATCCACCTTTTTCGGGAATCATTACTTGAACTGTTTGAAGGCATCGAAAATTTAGGATCTGTTGCACAAGATGATGCTACTCGAATCAAGCAAATGGGGGAAGCTTTTGCAAAACAAGATAAATCCATCAGCCAGAAGATGAATTTGGAGGTGCGTTAAGTGGATAAACGTACCCAAGAATTAGGTGAAATAAAAAAAGAAATGGAGCGAGAAGATGACGCTCTATACGCGATTAAAAATAAAATTAGACATTTAGAGGACGTGGAAGAAGATATTCATCAAGCTAGACGTGAAATCGATGACATCCTTTACCATATGAAAGAAGTTTGGCGAGGAGAACACGCAGAGGATACTTTTTGGCAAATAGAAGACGAGGTAAATCATTACAACCGGAAAACTGCTTGCATGACTAACGATATTCATACCGAACTAAATAATGAGCAAAAAAAGCATCGACAAAATCTCCACGCGCTCGAAACTAAACAATAGGATATTAAAAAGGAGATGACGTAGCTACGGCTACGAAGCCGACTGTAGAAAACTTATACATCGCTGGGACTAAACAACTTACGGGTTTTGGGCGTGAATATGAATACTTTCTACAACATGGTTATACTTATGATGTAAAAACAAGTACAATGAAGTTGAAGAAATGAGGAATTCAAGCATGAAATTAGACGATAATGCAAAAGAAATAATCCTTAAAAAAAGTGAATTTCTACTCCAAAACAATTTTAAATTAATAGAAATAACGGATGCTACTATCACATTTTCAAACAAGAAAATTGCTTTTGTCATCGGTTATGAAAGATATGATAATGTAAGTAATATTAATATAAAGTTTTTGGAAGAAAATGAAATGTTTAATCTTGGATGGATTGCTTTTGTAAGAAGAAATCAGATACCGCTCCCTCAGAATAAATTAGATAATATATTAGAGTTACTTGATTATGCTGAAAAAAATTATGCTAAAGTTATTAACTTACAATTTTGCCAAGAAAGTAGAGGAATGGTAGAAGACTTCTTGAAAGAGTAATAACTGGAATTATAGTAAAAAAAGGACTGTAATCAATTGGATTTTCACAAAGAAGTTGAAAAAATATTCAAAGGATATGAGCAAAATTATCAATTGAAGCTAACTAAAATAAATAATAATGAAGTTGCTTTCATCGGAGAAGATTATGCTTTAGGTATAGGATGGAGCGCGGACGGGATAGATTTGCATTATTTCAAACTAAATAATTCGGTGCTCTGTAAATTTAGTTTGGATAATTTATTGAATAGAAAGCTAACTCAAATCGAAAGAGAAGGGTTACTTCCAAGTGAAACAATTTACAAGAAAATAATTAATGAATTAATAATCTGCGAAAGAGTATTCAATAATCATTTTCAAGAATTGCTACGGGGTGAAACATTAAGCGACTATGGAAATAAAGAATTTGTTTCGAATTTGGAGAAGAGTATTATTGAACGTGAACTATTGACTCGATAATAATGCATATTAGGAGAACCGCATTATTCCTATGAATTTGATTGCATAAAATCTTAATACAAAAATAACAAAGTTGGTGGAATTAATGGAGTTTAAGCACGAAGTAGAAAATAACTTTGCGGATATAATTCAAGAATATCAATTTAACTTAATTAAAGTAAATGAAGACGAAATAATGTTATTACATCCTAATTATGCTCTAACTATTTGGAAAAGTAGAGAAGGTATTGATATTTATTACCTGTTTCTTCATAGCTTAGAAAAAGTGAAAATAACCAATTTCTTATTTTCAAATTATGAAAAAGATTTGTTAGCCAATATAACTCCTGCAAATAATTTGGTCGACAAAATTTCTAATAGCTTACTTATTCATGCAAGAGGTTTAAGTAAATATTTCCATGAATTGTTATCTGGTCAAAATGACTGGGTAAAGGAGTTTAAAGGGAATAAGTTTTATAATGAGCCGAGAGCTATTAACAAAGACGAGTATTCAGCCTATCAAACTATTATAAAAAATATCAATGGCAAAAAAATTGAAGGATTTCAAAATGAAATATGAAGCTGATTTTATAAATAGATTCAAATCATTAATAGAAGAATTCCAGTTAAATTATAAAGTTATATCTGAAGAGGAGCTAGCACTTTTTGGTTCAAATTTTGCGCTTGTTTTTTTGATTCATTTTGATGAAGTTTCTTTGAATTTTGTATGCCGTGATAAAGATAATTCGCTTGTCAGTTATGATGTATGGTCTTATTTTTTGCATGTCTTTGATGATAAAGATAAGGAGAATTTGCCAAAATATAATTCTGTGCAGGAACGGGTTGATATTTCGTTTTTAATACTTGCAAGAGGTCTTCCGCGTCATTGGAGTAGTGTGCTTAATGGAGATGATAAGTGGTTGGAAGATTATGAGCGATATGAATTAGCCAGTGTTCCTAGAGAAGTAATCGGGTACTTAAAGGATAGTTTGAGTTTATATATTTAACCAAGAAATGTTGAGAATGTAACAGCAAAGAGGAGTTCAACCATGAAAATAGACGGTAACTCAAAAGAAATAATCCTTAAAAAAGTGAATTTCTACTCCATAATAATTTTAAATTAATCGAAATAAAAATAACGGATGTCACAACTTATTAATTAGAAAAGCTCCCTAAAATCTCTTTTTATTTCACAAATAATAATGTACTATGAAAACATGGGAGATTCAAATACGAGAGGAGAAAAGAAAATCAATCATACACAAAAGGGTAAAATTGATTTCACTTTCTTTGTGTTTATGCTTTTAACCTTTAATAATTCAAAAAACATCAAGGGATTTTTGTATTTAGAACAACAACGTATAAACAGCAGTGTAATCCAGCACAATAATTTTAAAGGAGCGTAACTTTATGAACGAATTTCCAGTTGTATTTGAACCAGAGTTTATGACAATTTATTTACTTGTTATCATCGGTATATTTTCTACAACACTGGCTTTATCGCTTGAAAAATATAAGTTTACTATAGCGGGGAAAGCGTTGATTGGGATGTGCTTTATATCCCTGTTCGTATTATTTGTTTATATATGGGTGGGGGGGATTTCTTCAGAAACAAACGAATTAATCATGAGCCCTATTGGGATTCTCAGTGTATTGCTCTTTACTACACATCCATATATTTTCTTAATACTTGCAATCTTGCTCGGCGGGGAAAAGAAACCGCCACATGTGCCCAAACCTAAAAAATAAATAGGAAGTTGAAAAAATGATACTTATAAATAAACGAGCGAAAAAACAAGATTACCAGACAATTTTAGCGATTTGGGAAAAGTCAGTTATTGCAACGCATGATTTTTTAGCTGCGGAAGATAGGCAGTTTTACAAAGAACAAATTCCTTTGTTTCTAGATAATGTGGAACTGTTCTTATGGTTCGCTGGTGAAGAGGTTGTTGGTTTTAGTGGGACGAGCGAGCGGGAACTAGATATGTTGTTTTTAGAGCCGATAGCTACGGGTAATGGTTATGGGAGTCAAATTCTTAGTTGGCTAATAGAAAATAAGCAGATAAATTTGGTGGATGTGAATGAACAAAATGAAAATGCCACGAGATTTTATTTGAAGCATGGATTTGTGGTTTCTTCTAGAAGTGACGCGGACGGTTTTGGGAAGCCTTATCCAATTCTTCATTTGCAACTGAAGGGAGAGAGTTAATGGAGTATGAACAGCTGTTACAAAGCGAACTTGGTGAACTTGAAATAATTCGGGAAGAACTACAAAACAAAGAATATCGAGGAATGATTGTAAAAACGGCTAAAGATGGGACAATGACTCGTACGCGTTTGGCGAAGAAAACGGATAAAAAGGCAGGGTACTTTGTTGCTTTTTGGGAGAAAGATGAATTTGGTAAGAATTGTCCTTTTGATGAGAATGATAGCGCTGATTTTTTATGTATTGTTGTTATTGATGATGATTTGAACGGTATATTTGTTTTTCCAAGGCAGTGTTTAATTGAAAAGGGAATTTTAACTAGTGAAGCTGGTATTGGAAAAATGGCTGCTAGATTTTATCCAACGTGGTGTCAGGATTTAAATAAAACAGCGAGAAAAACGCAAGCTTGGCAACAGGCGTATTTTAAAAATTATTCTATAAGAAAAGAAGACCATTAATTGGGTCTTCTTTTTATTGTTTAGAAACTACTTGCACGCAGTAATCTAAGTAAGCATCGTCTACTAGAAAATATTTTGGAACCATTAAGCCAACAATATTGATGAGTAGTTCTGAATTAGCGATGGCAGGATTAATCATTTGATGCGAGACATTTGGGATGGTTTGGGTTTCTAGGTTTTCTTTTTTGATTTGTTGGGTGTAAACTTCTTTTGTTTCTGCTGAATCAACATTTTTATCTTTTTCAGCTAAGACGAGGTAGATTTTTGCTTTTACTTTTGAAAGGTCTAGGGTGGCATCTTGGTTCATGTTTTTGCGGATATAGTTGTAGCGATCTGGGGTCATTTTTTCTTTACCGCCATTTTGTTTGTAGCTTTCGTAGGTTTTGTTTTTAGAAATAAGGGCGCTGTCGGTGAGGAAATTTTGTTGTGCTTGCTTGACTTCTTTCGTTGTTTTACCAGCGTCTTTCGCTTGCCAGCCAGTGTTGTATTCTCCTTGACGCATCCAGTTAATAGCAGGTGCGGCAAGGATTGAGAAAGCAATCTCATTATTTGCATTCATTGCTTTTGGGATCACCCAGCCGGCTTGACTAGCGCCCCATAAGCCGATTTTGGTGGTGCTATCAGGATACTTCACTTTCATCCACTCAATAACTTGGTTGACTTCGTTTGCGCGGTCTTCCATGGACTGATTTAGCCAATTGCCTGAGGAGTTACCAACGCCTAATTTATCCCAAGAAACAGATATATATCCTTGTTTGGAAAAGCGTTCCATTAGCGGTCTATAGCCACCGTTTTGAGTTGCTTCTTGTGCCCCGTCACCATGAACAAACACAATAATGCCTTTTGGTTTCTCGTGTTTTGGAGTTGTCACGACCGCAGAAAGTTTTCCACCAGTAGTTGGGATTGTGACTCTTGTTTCGTTCATTTCGAAATTATTTCCGATGAAAAGAATCGCTACTAATATGACGATGATTGCGCTCATTACGATAGTTATTTTTTTCCAACGTTTCATTGTATCCACTCCATTTTTCGCCATTCTTTGATACCGGTGAGTACTCCCATCAATGTGCTATTTTCTTTTTGAATCACTTGGAAGCCTAAATTTCTATACAGCTTGTAGGCACGATTATTGTTCTTGGCAACGTATAGAGTAATCTTTTCATCATGAAAGGTTTCTAGGCAATGAGAAATTAGCGTTTTTCCAATACCTTGACCACGAAAATTTGGCGAAACGGTTATAAAGTCAATATATCGTTCATTTTGAACAGGTTTGTGTGATAGAAGACTGAGTAAGAAAATTAATTTGAGGCACTGTGAAAATGGTAAAAATTTTCTTAGGTTTTGATATAGCTTTTGATGTGAGTCACTCTTGCCCGTTACAAACATGCAACCGCAAACTAGCTCATCTTGTATTGCAATTAGTAGGTTTTCGCCTTTTTCTGTATAAATGTAATGGCAAAAAGCATATATAATGTCATGTGCTTCTGTTTCTTTGAATAGCATTTTTGTGAACTTTGATTTGAACCCTGCGAAAACTAAAGACGCTATTTCTTCAATGATGCAATCTTTTTCAAATGAATCGATGCTTTTAATAGAAAGGGTCATAGCGGCACTTCCAGCGGCACTTCCATTGTGTAAACCATTGCGTCCGGATAGGCGAGTGAAGGATAGATGTTTTCGTATAATATCATGCTTGTTCTAGGATATTTTAATTCTTCCAAAAATAGTTGGATTTGCGCTTCAACAGTTGCTTCATCTTTAGCAATAAAAGATTTACAAGCATATTCGACAGCTGGAAAAGTATAATCACTTCTTTTTTTAATGGTTTTAAGGCAGATTGCTCCAGTGTCTTGTTTGGAGAAAATGTAAAAAGGTTCCTCTAAATCTGGTAAATTGTGTTTTGCAGCTTGGGAGTAGTTGATAGTGTTATGATCAATTATTTGGTTAGGAACTTTTTTAAAATAACGATTGTCTTTAGCTACAAAAGTGATTTCATTTAAACGCATTTTTTTTGCGAATGGATGATTTTTTGAATCGTTTTCTGAATTCCTACTAACTCTTCTATTTTTTGTTGCAAATCTTGTTCAGCCTGCTCTAACATGGGAGTCACTTTTTCACCAAGCAAACTTTCTTTGATTTCTTGAATAGAAAAGCCAATTTTTCTAAAAAGAATAATTTGATATAAACGGTAAATATCCGTTTCTTCAAAATAATAATAGCCATTTTCAGGATTTCTTTTAGGAACTAGAATACCTTCATCAATATAATGACGGATTTTATATTTAGATATTTGAAAAAGTTGCGCGATTTCGCCACTGGAAAGAGTATGCATCTGAAAACCTCCTTGTGATTTAGTTTTAGTATAAACTATGTGGTTACCACGCGGTCAAATAAAAAAAATAAATGACAATGAGAATCATTATCAAACGCTGATTTTTGTGATATAATAAACAAAGATTTATTAATGGGGGTTAGCAAGCAAATGGGAAAAGTAGTATTGAAAATGGCTTATACTGCCGAAAAATCAAAGAAAGTATTAAGGTATCTTGAAACGAACCTTAATGTAACTCGGGGGAAGTACAATGATTGATAAGCGTTTGTTTCAACTGGTTGAAAAGAAATCTTTAGTGTTATTAATTCTTTTTCGTGTGCTTAGTTTAGGGCTGATGATTGGTCTTTGGTTTGTTTTTGCTCAACAATTAACGCATTATTTAGAGGGCCAAAGTGTCGATTGGTTATGGCTTATTGGAACGGTTTTAGTCGTTTTAGTTGGCAAAGCGATACTTACAAAATTAGCGGAGAAACAAATTTACCAAGCATCGGCGGAATTGCGTTTATCAATGAGGCGCGCTGTGATGGAAAAAGCTTTTCGGTTAGGCAACAACGAAGGACAGCTACCGGCATCAACTTTAACGCAGCTCGCGGTAGATGGGATTGAACAATTAGAAATTTATTATTCGCGTTTTTTACCGCAATTATTTTATTGTCTCATCGCTTCTTTGATGATTTTTGGAAGTTTAGTTGGATTTGCGTGGCAGCCGGCGATTGTGCTATTAATTTGTATGCCGATGATTCCGATAGTTATTATGGCAGTGATGAAAATTGCTAAACGGATTTTGAGTGGTTATTGGTCGGATTATACGAATTTAGGAACCAAATTTCATGAAAATTTAAGTGGCTTGAGTATTTTGAAGGCTTATGAACAAGATAAATATAAGCAAGAGGAAATTGTTTCTGATGCGGAACGTTTCCGTAAAGCTACAATGAGTTTGTTATCGATGCAACTGAATTCAATTACGATTATGGATATTATTTCGTATAGTGGAGCGGCACTTGGTATCGGTATGTCGTTAATTATGTTCACAAATGGGAATATAAGCATGACTGGCATGTTGATGTTCTTACTACTAAGCGCCGAATTCTTTATTCCAATGCGTCAACTCGGATCTTTATTCCATGTGGCGATGAATGGGATTAGTGCTTGTAGTAAATTATTCGCTTATTTAGAGTTAAAAGAGCAAGTTTATGGCTCAGAAGAATTAGCTAAACCGTTAGAAAAAATGGAAGTTCGTCATTTGACATATACATATGAAGAGGGTAAAGCTAAAGCACTGCAAGATATATCAGTAAATTTCAATAAAGGAAGTTTTTCAGCACTTGTCGGAAAGTCTGGTTCAGGAAAAAGTACATTTGTCCGAGTATTATTAAATCAATTACCTGGTTATCAAGGGGAAATTGTTTGGAATGATGTACCGTTAGCTAGTTTGAGCGGGGAAACTATTCGTAAACAAGCTGTGTTAGTAGATAATCATGGTTATCTTTATGCAAATAGTATTCGGGAAAATTTATTAATTGGTAATCCAGCTGCTAATGATAGCGATTTATGGAATGTTTTGGAGCAGGTTAGTTTGGCTGATTTTGTTCGGAAGTTACCCGAGCAATTAAATGAGAATTTAGAAGAGAATGGAAGTAATTTATCTGGTGGGCAAAGACAGCGATTGTTACTGGCGAGAGCATTGCTATGTCAAGCGGAAGTCTATGTTTTCGATGAAATTACGTCTGGTGTGGATTTGGAAAGTGAAAAAATTATTCTTTTGGTGTTGCAGAAATTAGCTAAAGAAAAAATCGTGCTCTTTATTTCGCATCGCTTATATAATGTTTTGGATGCGGATCAGGTACTCGTTTTTGATGCGGGGAAATTGCTGGAAGTGGCGAGCCCAGAACGATTACAGCAAGAATCTAATTACTTCAAAAACTACTTTTTAGAAGAAGAAGCATTGCTGAAAGGGGGAGCATGACATGTCAGAATGGACAATTATTGGCTGGTTGTTAAAGTTTGTTAAGCCATTACGAGGAAAGATGGTTTTGGCGATTTTACTTGGTATTATTAGTAATTTATCGGTTATCATGATTTCTTTAATCGGTACGTATGGCATTATCACGGTAATTTTACAGCAGCATCTGAATCCTTATAAATGGCTCTTTGTAATGGTTGCTTGTGGGGTGGTTCGCGGTTTGGCACGATATTCGGAACAGTATTTAAATCATAATATTGCCTTTCGTTTGCTTGCAATTATTCGTGAACGTATTTTTGCGACTTTGCGGAAACTAGGACCTGCTCGTTTATCTGGAAAGAAAAGTGGTGATTTAGTTGCTGCGATTACAACAGATGTCGAGGCCTTGGAAGTGTTTTTCGCGCATACTATTTCACCAGTTTTTATAGCACTAGGTACGACGATTGTAACTGTTGGCTTTTTGGCAAGCTATGATGTTGGTTTAGCGCTGATACTTTTGTTAGGACAAATCTTGGTTGGTGTCGTTTTGCCAGTGATTAGTTATAAACGAAATAAAAAAATCGGAACGGCTTATCAACAAGAATTCGTTGGGCTCAATCAAATGGTAATGGAAAGCATTGCAAGTTTACAAGATATATTCCAGTTTAAATTGGGCGAAGAGCGTTTGAGTAAATTAGAAACACAAGGTGAAAAGCTCAATAAGCAGTATAAAAAAAGAATAAAACAAGGAAGCGAACTCCAAATATTTGGTGAATGGGTGCTAATTGGTACGGCGACTTTAATTTTAGTGCTAGGTAGTCTTTGGCAATTACCGCTTGAAACAGTATTAATTGGAACTGTGCTTAGTCTGAGCTCTTTTGGATCGGTATTGGCATTAAATGCTTTAGGAACAGCTCTGTTAACTACTTTTGCTAGTGGTAAGCGATTATATACATTAACAGAAGAAAAACCTGTGGTATTATTTAACGGCCAGCTTGAACTATCGGATTTTGAAAGCGCGGAGTTAGATAAAGTGAGTTTTAGTCATGATGGAAAACAACCACTTTTAAACGAAATTTCGCTAGCGCTTCCTAAGGGAAAATGGCTTGGCGTCGGTGGGGAAAGTGGCAGCGGGAAAAGTACCTTAGTAAAACTACTGATGCGTTACTGGGATCCAAAAGGCCAGATTAAATTAAATGATAAAGAACTCCCTGAAATTACAGAGTCTTCGCTTCATAGGATAGAAGGTGTAATGGAGCAAAGTACGTTTTTATTTGAAGACACACTTGGTAATAATATTCGCTTAGGGAAAAAAGATGCTACTTTGGAAGAAGTTAAAGAGGCGGCCCGAAAAGCTGCTATCGATACATGGATTGAGACTTTGCCAGAAGGTTATGACACGATCATTGGCGGGCAATCACGAAATTTATCAGACGGCGAACGCCAGCGGATTGGCTTAGCTAGACTATTTCTCCATGATGCTCCCTTATTTTTATTAGATGAACCAACAAGTAATTTGGATTACATTAATGAACAAGCGATTTTAAACACGCTCCGTTCAGAAATTCAAGATAAAACGGTGCTGGTAATTTCTCACCGGGCCACAACATTAGACTTGGCTGAAGAACAATTATTTATAGAAAATGGTGCATTGAAACGTGCAGCAAAATAATAAAAACAGCTTGTATAAATTACAAGCTGTTTTTATTTATAAATTTACCTTCTCTGAGCTTTCGAAAAATTCAACCGTGTCAAGTTTCGCTGCAAAAAATTCTTTTGTATAGTTCTGTTCGTGATGATAGTAAAAGGCATCCTGATTCTGCCAAATTTCCCACAAAGCAAATCTGCCGAGTGCACTTTCTAAAGGAACAATCTCGAA from Listeria monocytogenes ATCC 19117 encodes the following:
- a CDS encoding DUF3130 family protein; this encodes MTKIRINKEKMINHATTLGDSAGKLDYYPLKNENMSYTQTNSIHLFRESLLELFEGIENLGSVAQDDATRIKQMGEAFAKQDKSISQKMNLEVR
- a CDS encoding MepB family protein, whose amino-acid sequence is MEYEQLLQSELGELEIIREELQNKEYRGMIVKTAKDGTMTRTRLAKKTDKKAGYFVAFWEKDEFGKNCPFDENDSADFLCIVVIDDDLNGIFVFPRQCLIEKGILTSEAGIGKMAARFYPTWCQDLNKTARKTQAWQQAYFKNYSIRKEDH
- a CDS encoding alpha/beta hydrolase family protein, yielding MAKNGVDTMKRWKKITIVMSAIIVILVAILFIGNNFEMNETRVTIPTTGGKLSAVVTTPKHEKPKGIIVFVHGDGAQEATQNGGYRPLMERFSKQGYISVSWDKLGVGNSSGNWLNQSMEDRANEVNQVIEWMKVKYPDSTTKIGLWGASQAGWVIPKAMNANNEIAFSILAAPAINWMRQGEYNTGWQAKDAGKTTKEVKQAQQNFLTDSALISKNKTYESYKQNGGKEKMTPDRYNYIRKNMNQDATLDLSKVKAKIYLVLAEKDKNVDSAETKEVYTQQIKKENLETQTIPNVSHQMINPAIANSELLINIVGLMVPKYFLVDDAYLDYCVQVVSKQ
- a CDS encoding GNAT family N-acetyltransferase, with protein sequence MTLSIKSIDSFEKDCIIEEIASLVFAGFKSKFTKMLFKETEAHDIIYAFCHYIYTEKGENLLIAIQDELVCGCMFVTGKSDSHQKLYQNLRKFLPFSQCLKLIFLLSLLSHKPVQNERYIDFITVSPNFRGQGIGKTLISHCLETFHDEKITLYVAKNNNRAYKLYRNLGFQVIQKENSTLMGVLTGIKEWRKMEWIQ
- a CDS encoding ABC transporter ATP-binding protein/permease, producing MIDKRLFQLVEKKSLVLLILFRVLSLGLMIGLWFVFAQQLTHYLEGQSVDWLWLIGTVLVVLVGKAILTKLAEKQIYQASAELRLSMRRAVMEKAFRLGNNEGQLPASTLTQLAVDGIEQLEIYYSRFLPQLFYCLIASLMIFGSLVGFAWQPAIVLLICMPMIPIVIMAVMKIAKRILSGYWSDYTNLGTKFHENLSGLSILKAYEQDKYKQEEIVSDAERFRKATMSLLSMQLNSITIMDIISYSGAALGIGMSLIMFTNGNISMTGMLMFLLLSAEFFIPMRQLGSLFHVAMNGISACSKLFAYLELKEQVYGSEELAKPLEKMEVRHLTYTYEEGKAKALQDISVNFNKGSFSALVGKSGSGKSTFVRVLLNQLPGYQGEIVWNDVPLASLSGETIRKQAVLVDNHGYLYANSIRENLLIGNPAANDSDLWNVLEQVSLADFVRKLPEQLNENLEENGSNLSGGQRQRLLLARALLCQAEVYVFDEITSGVDLESEKIILLVLQKLAKEKIVLFISHRLYNVLDADQVLVFDAGKLLEVASPERLQQESNYFKNYFLEEEALLKGGA
- a CDS encoding amino acid ABC transporter ATP-binding/permease protein, which codes for MSEWTIIGWLLKFVKPLRGKMVLAILLGIISNLSVIMISLIGTYGIITVILQQHLNPYKWLFVMVACGVVRGLARYSEQYLNHNIAFRLLAIIRERIFATLRKLGPARLSGKKSGDLVAAITTDVEALEVFFAHTISPVFIALGTTIVTVGFLASYDVGLALILLLGQILVGVVLPVISYKRNKKIGTAYQQEFVGLNQMVMESIASLQDIFQFKLGEERLSKLETQGEKLNKQYKKRIKQGSELQIFGEWVLIGTATLILVLGSLWQLPLETVLIGTVLSLSSFGSVLALNALGTALLTTFASGKRLYTLTEEKPVVLFNGQLELSDFESAELDKVSFSHDGKQPLLNEISLALPKGKWLGVGGESGSGKSTLVKLLMRYWDPKGQIKLNDKELPEITESSLHRIEGVMEQSTFLFEDTLGNNIRLGKKDATLEEVKEAARKAAIDTWIETLPEGYDTIIGGQSRNLSDGERQRIGLARLFLHDAPLFLLDEPTSNLDYINEQAILNTLRSEIQDKTVLVISHRATTLDLAEEQLFIENGALKRAAK
- a CDS encoding putative quinol monooxygenase yields the protein MYLKENANYLYCTAVIQTTGKVSYEQLVEHLEALRAKTVKEPGCVLFEIVPLESALGRFALWEIWQNQDAFYYHHEQNYTKEFFAAKLDTVEFFESSEKVNL